In the genome of Ktedonobacteraceae bacterium, one region contains:
- a CDS encoding response regulator, with product MIANILVVEDEQLIARLLKETLQIEGYQVVTVQNGEDAVTIALRETPHLIILDMMLPGIDGYEVAHRLRSHPKCIHIPIIVLSALSEPEDKVRAFEIGVDDYVTKPFNTDELLARIRSQLRRVQQNFLSPLIGLPGGFQVELAINHKLNSLEPWSILYLDLDNFKAFNDVYGFLTGNDMIRLVGRICQRTVREYGNPDDFVGHIGGDDFVIVTTPDRVNTLCLHISARYKEESAMFYHPEDLKRGSISGVDRKGRSYQFPLVSLSIGVVNNPHTMQEVSYLAAEAKYHAKQSSDNVYHITPRRDPINPEPPNASRFSSSMHLPPSLAQFTCPHSERDSGPLYEIEDSPLAKYGQKVY from the coding sequence TTGATAGCCAACATTTTAGTCGTCGAGGACGAGCAATTGATAGCTCGGTTGCTCAAGGAAACGCTGCAGATAGAAGGATATCAAGTCGTAACCGTCCAAAACGGCGAAGATGCTGTAACAATTGCTTTGCGAGAAACTCCTCATCTCATTATCCTGGATATGATGCTGCCTGGTATCGATGGCTATGAAGTCGCCCATCGTTTGCGCTCCCATCCTAAATGCATCCACATCCCTATTATCGTGCTCAGTGCTTTAAGCGAACCGGAAGATAAGGTACGAGCTTTTGAAATCGGCGTTGATGATTATGTTACAAAACCTTTCAATACCGATGAACTGCTTGCTCGTATCCGTTCGCAGCTGCGCCGCGTGCAGCAAAATTTCCTTTCCCCGCTGATCGGCCTGCCCGGTGGTTTTCAGGTCGAATTAGCCATCAATCACAAGCTCAATAGCCTGGAACCCTGGAGTATCCTCTACCTGGACCTCGATAACTTCAAAGCTTTTAACGATGTCTATGGTTTTCTTACCGGCAACGATATGATTCGCCTCGTCGGGCGCATCTGCCAGCGCACAGTGCGCGAATATGGCAATCCCGATGATTTCGTCGGTCATATCGGCGGCGATGACTTCGTCATTGTAACTACTCCTGACCGCGTCAATACCCTCTGCCTGCACATCAGCGCGCGCTACAAAGAAGAGAGCGCCATGTTCTATCATCCTGAAGATCTCAAACGTGGCTCAATTAGTGGTGTCGATCGGAAAGGCCGCTCCTACCAGTTTCCTCTGGTCTCGCTATCAATTGGCGTCGTCAATAATCCGCATACTATGCAGGAAGTCAGTTATCTGGCAGCCGAGGCCAAATATCATGCCAAGCAGTCCAGCGATAACGTCTACCATATCACGCCACGCCGCGATCCCATTAATCCCGAGCCCCCTAATGCTTCGCGTTTTTCATCATCGATGCACCTGCCGCCTTCTCTGGCGCAGTTTACATGCCCCCACTCTGAACGCGACTCCGGCCCCCTGTACGAAATCGAAGACAGCCCCCTCGCAAAATACGGCCAAAAAGTCTATTGA
- the thiL gene encoding thiamine-phosphate kinase — translation MTNTRPDEFELIARLTQGLSSRPDVDQSVGDDCAVLDMGGNMQLLATCDSQVEDVHFTFATSSPRDIGRKALAINISDIAAMGGEPRYALISLILPSRKTFRLEVLDAIYSGLRQEAEQFNVAIVGGNVAGTARHEHASLIIDISLLGAVERGHALLRSGARAGDTLFVTGAPGESAAGLFTLLHPELPYPSQARETARAIFRVPRPRVREGRILSSFGPSIVTAMLDISDGLSGDLQHICERSGVGARVVVAQLPQSSALRSIATVASHDPLDWILNGGEDYELLFSVSPGHEETVVKAVQSATGTPVTAIGTICPPEEGMKLVWPGGREETLVPKSWDHLRSSST, via the coding sequence ATGACAAACACCCGGCCGGATGAATTTGAACTCATAGCTCGCCTGACGCAAGGTCTTTCCTCGCGTCCAGATGTTGACCAATCGGTAGGCGACGATTGCGCCGTCCTCGACATGGGCGGAAATATGCAACTCCTGGCAACCTGCGACAGCCAGGTCGAGGATGTGCATTTCACCTTCGCGACCTCCAGCCCGCGGGATATTGGGCGCAAGGCGCTGGCGATCAACATCAGTGATATCGCTGCCATGGGCGGCGAACCACGCTACGCCCTCATCTCGCTGATCCTGCCATCAAGAAAAACCTTTCGCCTGGAAGTGCTGGATGCTATCTATAGCGGCTTGCGTCAGGAAGCTGAGCAATTTAACGTAGCCATCGTTGGTGGAAACGTTGCTGGTACAGCCAGGCATGAACATGCATCTTTGATCATTGATATCTCCCTCCTTGGCGCCGTCGAGCGCGGGCACGCCCTCTTGCGCAGTGGAGCACGCGCGGGTGATACCCTGTTCGTCACAGGCGCGCCCGGTGAATCCGCCGCCGGGCTATTCACCCTGCTCCACCCTGAGCTACCCTATCCATCGCAGGCAAGAGAGACAGCGCGTGCTATCTTTCGCGTTCCTCGTCCCCGCGTGCGCGAGGGGCGCATTCTCAGCAGTTTTGGCCCATCCATTGTGACGGCCATGCTCGATATCAGCGATGGATTAAGTGGCGATCTCCAGCACATCTGTGAGCGCAGCGGTGTTGGAGCGCGCGTCGTCGTTGCCCAATTGCCCCAATCCTCTGCCCTGCGCTCCATAGCAACCGTCGCATCCCATGATCCACTCGATTGGATTTTAAACGGCGGCGAAGACTACGAACTGCTCTTCAGCGTCTCGCCCGGCCACGAAGAGACAGTCGTGAAAGCAGTGCAATCGGCAACTGGAACACCGGTAACCGCCATCGGCACTATCTGCCCTCCTGAAGAAGGTATGAAGCTGGTATGGCCCGGTGGTCGTGAAGAGACTCTGGTTCCCAAAAGTTGGGATCACCTGAGGTCATCGAGTACATAA
- a CDS encoding ABC transporter substrate-binding protein: MAIDEQLPPACAFAISVLEERDLDPDAVPEEAVEAAQHHMATCPRCLNAATIARTPRKKKKARRAERTFDTTSIIFDTTVETRQQQAASGAFATQVQAPESPAVLAERSLSVPTPPPAPQGPVQAPAPSDSPPGGPLSCLECRQQLREYAEAMDNGQNVQTLYTEVYDHLLNCESGCLVLLDLFRQEAKANRKYRRRPVRDPFSAIGWELTGFFRGGQVPVSPMALSYGTLLLLLVVASLASYFSIRWDDARYYHPPIVHHTIPTPDGIGLSDGLKVYDACNTSSYQYKREAAQAMLQHNFSRADALLASGTGVASTDTTGCNGAEAAIYREDLHVRQSGRPYGVMVVSFDSGPGNADPAGGTDRHILYAAYTQELVGAFIAQQQYNAAQILTPGAPLLYLVLANTTGVEQGALQIANSVADLSSKLDYQHYGLLAQDSSNLLAVLGLGPSSLVQVALPVFCRAGVPLIAPTATGVFIINLLASTSLYRHCAPGFAFIRFSPDDAAQSQLAANFAYKRLRLRRAAVFYDPSNPSSSGSAGGFINNFVKQRGARIVAQETAVASGLLAANGRPQASPDDLLAGLNDALKAKPDVIYAPLLTNDVITLAKAIAQLPANQQPVLIIGGEFVQPSALQSLVLWARQQQLSLPRIYVGVVSAARPPTNSDWQKQFYASFCTSFATPGNFCSGAAALDQGALLFGDGIKIVTNAIGPVSSSGQFPSSKQLLLNISREKFEGVSDPIALRLWDNVLLTSTQALPVMLGMQPDGSVQIVG, from the coding sequence ATGGCCATCGATGAGCAACTACCGCCGGCGTGCGCTTTCGCAATCTCAGTACTTGAGGAACGTGATCTCGATCCCGATGCGGTACCGGAGGAAGCGGTAGAGGCCGCGCAACATCATATGGCGACATGCCCGCGCTGCCTGAATGCTGCCACCATCGCTCGTACACCTCGCAAAAAGAAAAAGGCGCGCCGGGCGGAGAGAACGTTTGATACCACATCGATTATCTTTGATACAACTGTAGAAACCCGGCAGCAGCAGGCGGCTTCCGGGGCATTTGCGACGCAAGTACAGGCGCCGGAATCACCCGCTGTGCTGGCAGAGCGCAGTTTATCTGTGCCAACGCCGCCACCGGCTCCTCAAGGGCCCGTGCAGGCACCGGCGCCTTCAGATTCTCCGCCAGGTGGTCCGCTTTCATGTCTCGAATGCCGCCAGCAATTGCGCGAGTACGCCGAGGCGATGGATAATGGGCAGAATGTGCAGACTTTGTATACAGAAGTATACGATCACCTGCTTAACTGTGAAAGCGGTTGCCTGGTATTGCTTGATTTGTTCCGGCAGGAGGCGAAGGCCAATCGCAAATACCGGCGGCGGCCCGTGCGCGATCCATTCAGCGCGATTGGCTGGGAGTTGACGGGGTTCTTTCGCGGTGGGCAGGTGCCGGTGTCCCCTATGGCCTTATCTTATGGTACACTGTTGCTTTTGCTGGTAGTGGCATCGCTGGCCAGCTATTTTTCTATCCGCTGGGATGACGCGCGCTATTATCATCCGCCGATTGTTCATCACACTATTCCTACTCCCGACGGTATTGGTTTGAGCGATGGCCTGAAGGTCTATGATGCATGTAATACGAGCAGCTACCAATACAAACGAGAAGCGGCGCAGGCGATGTTGCAGCATAATTTCTCGCGCGCGGATGCGTTGCTGGCTTCTGGGACAGGTGTAGCCAGTACAGATACAACGGGGTGCAACGGCGCGGAGGCAGCGATATACCGCGAGGATCTCCATGTGCGGCAATCTGGCCGGCCCTATGGTGTGATGGTGGTCAGCTTCGACAGCGGGCCGGGGAATGCCGATCCCGCCGGTGGCACTGATCGTCACATTCTCTACGCAGCTTACACGCAGGAACTGGTGGGCGCGTTCATTGCGCAACAGCAGTATAACGCGGCCCAGATATTGACTCCCGGCGCTCCCCTGCTCTACCTTGTCCTGGCAAATACTACCGGCGTCGAGCAAGGAGCTTTGCAGATAGCGAATTCGGTTGCCGATCTATCGTCAAAGCTGGACTATCAACACTACGGGTTGCTGGCGCAGGATAGCTCCAACCTGCTGGCAGTGCTGGGGCTGGGGCCGAGTAGCCTGGTGCAGGTAGCCTTGCCCGTCTTTTGCCGGGCGGGAGTGCCCTTAATTGCGCCGACGGCGACAGGGGTATTTATTATTAACCTGCTGGCGAGTACATCACTCTATCGTCATTGCGCACCCGGCTTTGCCTTTATCCGTTTTTCGCCGGATGACGCGGCACAAAGCCAGCTGGCTGCCAATTTTGCTTATAAGCGCCTGCGCCTGCGCAGGGCGGCCGTTTTTTATGATCCCAGCAATCCATCCTCATCGGGTTCGGCAGGAGGATTCATCAACAATTTCGTGAAGCAGCGAGGCGCGCGCATTGTAGCGCAGGAGACGGCGGTTGCCAGCGGGTTGCTCGCCGCAAATGGCCGTCCACAGGCTTCACCTGATGATCTGCTTGCCGGTTTGAATGACGCGTTGAAAGCAAAACCAGACGTGATTTATGCTCCCCTGCTCACCAATGATGTAATCACGCTGGCAAAAGCAATCGCGCAACTTCCCGCCAACCAGCAACCGGTCTTAATTATCGGCGGGGAATTCGTACAGCCATCCGCATTACAAAGCCTGGTCTTATGGGCGCGCCAGCAGCAATTGAGCCTGCCGCGTATATACGTGGGAGTGGTGTCAGCTGCGCGTCCACCCACAAACTCGGACTGGCAGAAGCAGTTTTACGCGAGTTTCTGCACCTCGTTTGCTACTCCCGGCAATTTCTGTAGTGGCGCGGCGGCGCTTGACCAGGGCGCGTTGCTGTTCGGGGATGGCATCAAGATTGTGACGAATGCTATCGGGCCTGTCTCCTCGTCCGGCCAATTTCCTTCGTCAAAACAGCTCTTGTTGAATATCAGCAGGGAGAAGTTCGAAGGTGTAAGTGATCCTATCGCACTACGCCTATGGGACAACGTGCTACTAACCAGCACACAAGCTCTGCCGGTGATGCTGGGCATGCAGCCGGATGGCAGCGTACAAATTGTAGGATAG
- the ruvA gene encoding Holliday junction branch migration protein RuvA has translation MIASIHGILEARRADSAIIRVGGFSLRVFAPSSTLSRLGEPGAEVSLYTHFHVREEGMSLYGFSSEEDRDAFERLINVSGVGPKIGLALLSAMDARTFYKAIADEDQQRLAMAPGVGKRLAAKLVLELKGKLPSLVGLGAGTTGSPAGLQSEVLEALMGLGYSAAEAQAALMKIPQDRPMTLEEQITFALRSFSRRE, from the coding sequence ATGATTGCCAGCATTCATGGTATTCTTGAAGCGCGGCGAGCGGACTCAGCTATCATACGGGTAGGCGGATTCAGCCTGCGTGTCTTCGCTCCATCCTCAACGTTGAGCCGCCTGGGTGAACCAGGCGCAGAGGTATCACTCTACACGCATTTCCACGTGCGCGAAGAGGGTATGAGCTTATATGGTTTTTCCAGCGAAGAGGACCGGGATGCATTCGAGAGGCTCATCAATGTGAGTGGGGTTGGTCCAAAGATTGGGCTGGCGCTTTTATCGGCGATGGACGCGCGCACTTTTTATAAAGCAATAGCCGATGAGGATCAACAGCGCCTGGCGATGGCTCCTGGCGTCGGGAAGCGCCTGGCGGCCAAGCTGGTGCTTGAACTGAAAGGGAAGCTTCCGTCGCTGGTCGGTCTGGGGGCAGGAACAACCGGCTCTCCAGCGGGCTTGCAGTCGGAGGTGTTGGAGGCATTGATGGGACTGGGCTACTCGGCGGCGGAGGCGCAGGCGGCGTTGATGAAGATTCCGCAGGACCGGCCCATGACGCTAGAGGAGCAGATTACCTTTGCCTTACGCTCATTTAGCAGACGCGAATAG
- the ruvC gene encoding crossover junction endodeoxyribonuclease RuvC has translation MGNMPDGSQAPRIALGIDPGTAIVGYAVVAARGSELNMIACDVITTPAGMPLAQRLQHIYTRLSEIIATYKPNEAAMEELFFAKNARTALSVGQARGVAMLALANGGLSIAEYTPMQVKQAVTGYGGADKQQVGEMVRILLRLKAIPRPDDAADAAAVAICHLHTVPFLRASSLIVG, from the coding sequence ATGGGTAATATGCCTGATGGCTCGCAGGCACCTCGCATTGCCCTGGGCATTGATCCGGGTACAGCTATTGTTGGCTACGCGGTGGTCGCGGCGCGAGGGAGCGAACTGAATATGATTGCCTGCGATGTGATCACTACTCCTGCCGGTATGCCGCTGGCACAGCGTTTGCAGCACATTTATACGCGCCTGAGCGAAATCATCGCCACTTACAAGCCCAACGAAGCAGCTATGGAGGAGTTATTTTTCGCGAAAAATGCGCGTACTGCTTTATCAGTTGGGCAGGCACGGGGTGTAGCGATGCTGGCGCTGGCGAATGGTGGCCTATCAATTGCCGAATATACGCCAATGCAGGTCAAGCAGGCGGTGACGGGTTACGGCGGAGCGGACAAGCAACAGGTTGGCGAGATGGTGCGCATCCTGCTACGTCTCAAAGCTATTCCTCGCCCAGATGACGCGGCAGACGCGGCAGCAGTAGCTATCTGCCATCTACACACAGTTCCTTTTCTCCGAGCAAGTTCTCTGATAGTGGGATAA
- a CDS encoding YebC/PmpR family DNA-binding transcriptional regulator, with amino-acid sequence MSGHSKWAQIRRSKGVNDARRGQLFTRLGREIVVAVREGGSGDPNANFRLRMAVQRARDANMPMDNIERTIKRALGGSEGAALEEITYEGYGPGGTAMLVQTLTENRNRTVAEVRNVFNRNGGNMGENGCVDWLFENKGIIEVELEGHDPDELGLEAIDLGADDVEPVGPDDETLTIYTDPAEVDKVRQGLEAKHYHVIKAESTLVPKTKIELTDEKVAHQVMRLVEKFEELDDVQNVYTNADFPEEFAASFEG; translated from the coding sequence ATGTCAGGTCATTCAAAATGGGCACAAATTCGCCGGTCGAAAGGCGTGAATGACGCTCGCAGGGGCCAACTGTTTACCCGGCTGGGGCGTGAAATTGTTGTAGCTGTACGCGAGGGAGGCAGCGGCGACCCCAACGCCAACTTCCGGTTGCGTATGGCTGTGCAGCGCGCTCGTGATGCCAATATGCCGATGGATAACATTGAACGCACTATCAAGCGGGCCCTGGGCGGCTCAGAGGGTGCCGCGCTGGAAGAGATCACGTATGAGGGATATGGGCCAGGCGGTACTGCTATGCTGGTACAGACGCTGACCGAGAACCGCAACCGCACGGTTGCCGAGGTGCGCAATGTATTTAACCGCAATGGCGGGAACATGGGTGAGAACGGCTGCGTCGATTGGCTTTTCGAGAACAAGGGCATCATTGAGGTAGAGCTAGAAGGACACGACCCGGATGAACTCGGCCTGGAGGCCATAGACCTGGGCGCGGACGACGTTGAACCTGTTGGACCGGATGATGAGACTCTGACTATTTACACCGATCCGGCAGAGGTTGATAAGGTGCGCCAGGGATTGGAAGCGAAACATTACCACGTGATCAAAGCCGAAAGCACACTGGTGCCAAAGACGAAGATCGAACTGACCGATGAGAAGGTCGCACACCAGGTAATGCGACTGGTTGAAAAGTTCGAAGAGCTTGATGACGTGCAGAATGTGTATACGAACGCGGACTTCCCTGAAGAGTTCGCGGCTTCGTTCGAAGGCTAG
- a CDS encoding alpha/beta hydrolase, with the protein MNHPIVFIHGSGDSARIWRPQIDYFGTERAFAIDLPGHGKRPDSLPEEVSVMDYARAAHNTIFDELQLDHPVVAGHSLGGAIALAMGLEYGSELGGLILIGTGARLRVHPDLLKGARETPQQTNLQMQRLALATTTDPAILNGPADEQAKTEPNMLYRDLTACNIFDVMARLDEIHLPTLIICGTEDRLTPVKYSDYLHNHIAGSTLITIPQAGHYVFREQPEAVNKAIEEWMRES; encoded by the coding sequence ATGAACCACCCTATCGTCTTTATTCACGGTTCAGGCGATAGCGCCCGCATCTGGCGTCCGCAGATTGACTATTTTGGCACAGAGAGGGCTTTCGCGATTGATCTACCGGGGCATGGGAAAAGACCCGATAGTCTGCCGGAAGAGGTCAGCGTCATGGATTATGCCAGGGCGGCACACAATACTATTTTTGATGAATTACAGCTTGATCATCCTGTTGTTGCCGGCCATTCATTAGGGGGTGCAATTGCCCTGGCAATGGGCCTGGAGTATGGCTCTGAGTTGGGGGGGCTGATCTTAATCGGCACAGGGGCACGGCTGCGCGTGCATCCCGATCTGCTGAAAGGGGCGAGGGAGACGCCGCAGCAGACTAACCTGCAAATGCAGCGCCTGGCGCTTGCTACAACCACCGATCCCGCAATTCTCAACGGTCCCGCGGATGAGCAGGCAAAAACCGAGCCGAATATGCTCTACCGCGACCTGACCGCGTGCAATATTTTTGACGTGATGGCGCGCCTGGATGAAATCCACTTGCCTACGCTGATCATCTGCGGGACCGAGGATCGTTTAACGCCGGTGAAATACAGTGACTACCTGCACAATCACATCGCAGGTTCGACATTGATCACCATTCCCCAGGCAGGTCATTACGTTTTCCGCGAGCAACCGGAAGCGGTGAATAAGGCAATTGAGGAATGGATGCGGGAGAGTTGA
- a CDS encoding YraN family protein: protein MNNASTSDQSSPPVQVKLKKTARQGLGRTGERMAGEALQARGYCILERNFRCRYGEIDLVAEHEGELVFIEVKTRRGTSFGRPEEAVTFRKQQKILEVAAFYLDMHHCSQRAWRIDVVAVQFSQAGKFEEIRIYQHAVTG from the coding sequence GTGAACAATGCCTCTACTTCGGACCAGAGTTCTCCACCCGTCCAGGTAAAACTGAAGAAGACCGCCCGCCAGGGACTGGGTCGGACGGGCGAACGTATGGCGGGTGAGGCATTGCAGGCCCGCGGCTATTGCATCCTTGAACGCAACTTTCGCTGCCGGTATGGCGAAATCGATCTCGTGGCCGAACATGAGGGCGAACTGGTCTTTATAGAGGTGAAAACGCGTCGCGGGACTTCATTTGGCCGTCCAGAAGAGGCCGTGACATTCCGCAAGCAACAAAAAATTCTTGAAGTAGCCGCTTTTTATCTCGATATGCATCATTGCTCGCAGCGCGCGTGGAGAATTGACGTTGTGGCGGTGCAGTTCAGCCAGGCCGGTAAATTCGAGGAAATACGCATTTACCAGCATGCTGTTACCGGTTGA
- a CDS encoding zinc-ribbon domain-containing protein has translation MSDFVESAKNMVSAAVSRTSWQAQKQLRIRSKQTEIDELFEQRQKLVDELAQVAMTLYQQNKLTDQQLTRLCASIQELDHDMQNREAQLQEIKNEVYPASQLAPTPTTNYTPPPAYVPPAQGAQQAPGAGPQPRPQQPQPQICPNCGNPVRPNALYCRTCGAKLR, from the coding sequence ATGTCAGACTTTGTAGAATCCGCGAAAAATATGGTCAGTGCCGCTGTCAGCCGTACCAGCTGGCAGGCTCAAAAACAACTCCGTATACGCAGCAAACAAACCGAAATTGATGAACTCTTTGAACAGCGCCAGAAATTGGTCGACGAACTCGCGCAGGTCGCGATGACTCTCTACCAGCAGAACAAATTGACCGACCAGCAGCTTACTCGCTTATGTGCCAGCATTCAGGAACTCGATCATGACATGCAGAACCGCGAAGCGCAGTTGCAGGAAATAAAAAATGAAGTCTACCCGGCGTCTCAGCTCGCCCCTACTCCAACAACGAATTATACCCCGCCTCCCGCTTACGTTCCGCCTGCTCAAGGAGCGCAACAGGCTCCAGGAGCAGGACCGCAGCCGCGACCACAGCAGCCACAGCCGCAGATTTGTCCGAATTGTGGCAATCCCGTGCGTCCCAACGCCCTCTATTGCCGTACCTGCGGCGCAAAACTGCGCTAA
- the tsaE gene encoding tRNA (adenosine(37)-N6)-threonylcarbamoyltransferase complex ATPase subunit type 1 TsaE, with protein MIRHTQEEGSLTLDIISHSAAQTQRLGMRLGEIVQGGELILLNGQLGTGKTTFTQGLAQGMGITAPVNSPTFTLLKEYPGQPRPSGGSPARSRVGPPLYHFDLYRLDDPEEIVDLGFEDYFYSNGVCIVEWADKADLLWPSDHLRIRMKMMSETKRGLLFIATGARYCELLRQFQKNTYATTGT; from the coding sequence TTGATCAGGCATACTCAAGAGGAAGGCAGCCTCACCCTCGACATCATCAGCCATAGCGCGGCTCAGACACAAAGGCTGGGTATGCGATTAGGCGAAATAGTGCAGGGCGGAGAACTCATCTTGCTCAATGGCCAGCTGGGAACGGGCAAGACGACATTCACCCAGGGCTTAGCTCAAGGTATGGGCATCACTGCGCCTGTCAATAGTCCGACATTTACCCTCCTCAAAGAATACCCTGGCCAGCCTCGTCCCAGCGGTGGGTCACCCGCTCGCTCTCGCGTCGGCCCCCCACTCTACCACTTTGACTTGTATCGACTGGATGATCCTGAAGAGATTGTTGATCTCGGTTTTGAAGACTACTTTTATAGTAACGGCGTCTGTATTGTTGAATGGGCCGATAAAGCCGATTTGTTGTGGCCGAGCGATCACCTGCGCATTCGCATGAAAATGATGAGCGAGACAAAGCGCGGCCTCTTATTCATCGCAACAGGAGCGCGTTATTGCGAGCTGTTGCGACAGTTTCAGAAAAATACCTATGCTACTACTGGCACTTGA
- the tsaB gene encoding tRNA (adenosine(37)-N6)-threonylcarbamoyltransferase complex dimerization subunit type 1 TsaB: MLLLALDTSTRQASVALCSEDTLFGEYTWQVGNNHSVELLERIQRLLAECGNTMQDIDGVAVATGPGSFNGLRVAVASAKALAFALQRPLVGVSTLDIIAAQQQQWHGPICSILDAGRSEVYAACYLFDAMDQDGEIIYQMRRLSDYLLLTPQDLSAYLKDQLSAWVGIPGERDLPPFLFCGEITPAVREALHQLLPEHSFFVNALQATRHASTLAMFAVQRILDGLVDDPLLLEPMYLRRPSITTSTRKQPLLGKKTQRSTDASLTEREQGALRR, from the coding sequence ATGCTACTACTGGCACTTGATACATCCACTCGCCAGGCAAGTGTCGCGCTTTGCAGCGAAGATACCTTGTTCGGCGAATATACCTGGCAGGTAGGCAACAACCACAGCGTGGAGTTGCTGGAACGCATTCAGCGCCTGTTGGCCGAATGCGGTAATACTATGCAGGATATCGATGGCGTGGCGGTTGCCACCGGGCCCGGCTCGTTCAATGGCTTGCGCGTAGCTGTAGCCTCGGCCAAAGCCCTTGCTTTCGCCCTGCAAAGGCCGCTTGTAGGGGTAAGTACGCTTGATATCATTGCCGCTCAACAGCAACAGTGGCATGGTCCGATCTGCTCTATCCTCGATGCAGGCCGGTCAGAGGTCTATGCCGCCTGTTATCTTTTTGATGCCATGGATCAGGACGGCGAGATCATCTATCAGATGCGCAGGCTCAGCGATTACCTGTTGCTCACGCCCCAGGACCTCAGCGCCTATCTCAAAGATCAACTGAGCGCCTGGGTTGGCATTCCCGGTGAACGAGACCTGCCGCCATTTCTATTTTGTGGCGAGATCACACCGGCAGTGCGCGAAGCCCTGCATCAATTGTTGCCGGAGCATAGTTTCTTTGTCAATGCGCTTCAGGCGACCCGCCATGCCTCCACGCTGGCTATGTTTGCCGTGCAGCGCATACTCGATGGCCTGGTAGACGATCCTTTACTACTCGAGCCTATGTATTTACGACGACCTTCAATTACAACCAGTACTCGTAAGCAGCCGCTGCTTGGTAAGAAAACACAGCGATCTACTGATGCGAGCCTGACAGAAAGGGAACAGGGTGCGTTACGTCGTTGA
- the rimI gene encoding ribosomal protein S18-alanine N-acetyltransferase, translating to MRYVVDRMTMSDVPRVIEIERLAYPSTWPPSAYRKELQDNRWAHYIVLRDKKISDERVAAQSRPAQDSDKSRRFFPLSLLPGRSTATASSPDLASIIGFAGLWLMVDEAHITTIAMHPDYRRLGLGELMLASLVDIAYEIGAKWVTLEVRVSNYAAQNLYRKYGFREAGLRHRYYSDNQEDALIMWTEEINSPAYKQRFQELKAALYKKLEAQ from the coding sequence GTGCGTTACGTCGTTGATCGCATGACAATGTCAGACGTGCCTCGTGTCATCGAGATCGAGCGCCTGGCTTATCCATCCACCTGGCCTCCCAGCGCCTACCGCAAAGAGTTACAGGATAACCGCTGGGCACACTACATTGTATTGCGCGATAAAAAAATTTCTGATGAGCGGGTGGCTGCTCAATCCAGACCGGCCCAGGATTCTGACAAATCACGTCGTTTCTTCCCGCTCTCATTATTGCCGGGCCGCTCGACCGCTACGGCTTCGTCACCTGACCTGGCTTCGATTATTGGCTTTGCCGGCCTGTGGCTGATGGTTGATGAGGCGCATATCACGACGATTGCCATGCATCCCGATTATCGCCGCCTGGGATTGGGAGAACTGATGCTGGCCAGCCTGGTCGATATCGCCTATGAGATCGGCGCGAAGTGGGTCACCCTCGAAGTTCGCGTCTCCAACTATGCCGCGCAAAACCTTTACCGCAAGTATGGCTTCCGCGAAGCAGGACTGCGCCATCGTTACTACAGCGATAACCAGGAAGACGCCCTGATTATGTGGACCGAAGAGATAAACTCTCCCGCCTACAAACAAAGATTCCAGGAATTGAAAGCCGCGCTTTATAAAAAACTTGAGGCACAATAG